The Mucilaginibacter terrae region CGGGTTGTTTGTTAAACCAGGATACTTTTAACAGCGAGTTTCATATTAGTGGCCCCGAAATACTCACTTTTAAACAAATGCTGTTGTTGCACAGCGAGGTTTGCCGCGGGCGCAAAGTGAGCATCATGACTATGCCTCAAGTATCGGCCGCGCTGTCGTCATACTGGCTTAATTACTTAACGCCTATAAGTTTTTCACACGCCAAAACTTTAGTCGAAAACTTAAAATATGACTTGGTATCGCGCGATGATGCCATTCAAAGCATTATACCCCTTAAGCTTAAAAAGCTGCGCGAAGCCTTGCTCGAAACTATGCCTGTAAGCCGGGCTTAATAATTACCTGATGGCAAAACATGTTTTAATTACCGGCGGTACCGGTCTTATTGGCAGCGAGCTAACACAGATCTTATTAAATAAGGGTTACGAGGTTAGTCACCTGAGCCGTAGTGCGGGTAAAACCAATGGGGTAAAAACCTTTTTATGGGATGTAAATAAAGGTATAATTGACGAACAATGTATAAATGGCGTAGACACCGTTGTACATTTGGCCGGTGCAGGCATTGCCGATAAACGCTGGACCGAAAAGCGTAAACAGGAAATTATCGACAGCCGTACCAAATCAATCGGGCTTATTTATACAGCCCTTAAAGCCAACGCTAACCATACTGTAAAACATGTGGTATCGGCATCGGGTATTGGTTATTACAGCGACCGTGGCGATGAATTAATGACAGAGGACAAAACACCTTTGCACGACTTTTTAGGCACCTGCTGCATGGAATGGGAAAAAGCCGTTGATAAAGGCCTTGAACTCGGTTTATCGATCACAAAGTTCCGTACCGGGGTTGTGCTCACTAAAAAAGAAGGTGCATTACCTCAATTGGCTTTGCCCGTAAAATTTGGCGTAGGTTCGCCGCTGGGTAGTGGCAAGCAATACGTATCATGGATACACTTGCATGATGCTGTAAATATGTATGTGCAGGTAGTGGAAGGCTCTCTTACACCCGATACTTATAATATGGCTGCCCCAAACCCGGTAACTAATGCCCAACTCACCCAGGCAGTGGCTAAGCAGTTACGCCGACCTTTATGGGTGCCCAATGTTCCGGCTTTTGTTATTAAACTGTTGTTTGGCGAGTTATCAACCCTGGTATTGGGCAGTACATGTACATCATCACAAAAAATAGAAAAAGCGGGTTATCATTTTAAATTTGTACACGTTTCCGATGCTTTAAAAGATATTTATGGATAAAAATTCTCCAGTTACCGTTTTTTGGTTCCGTCGCGATTTGCGCTTACATGATAATGCTGGTTTGTATCACGCCCTTAAAGGCCCCAACCCGGTACTTTGCCTCTTTATTTTTGACCGCGTTATACTCGACAAACTGGAAGATAAGAACGATGCGCGTGTAACGTTTATCTATAATACCATTGCCCAACTTGATCAGGAACTTCAAAAACACAAAAGCTCGCTCCTGGTAAAATACAACAAGCCGGAGGATGCCTGGAAAGAGGTTTTAAAGGAATACGAAGTTGAAGCTGTTTATACTAACCGCGATTATGAGCCTTACGCAAAAAGGCGCGACGGTGAACTTGGCGACATATTCCACGAAATAGGTATCACTTTTAAAACTTTTAAAGACCACGTAATATTTGAGCGCGAAGAAGTAGTTAAAGACGATAAAAAGCCCTACACCGTTTTTACCCCTTACAAAAGGCGCTGGATGAGCACCATAACTGATTTTTACCTCAAAGCCTATCCAACCGAAAAGTATTTTAAAAACCTGCTCAAAACACAGGTGCTTACAATACCATCTTTAAAAAGTATGGGTTTTGAAGAAAGCAGCATACCTATACCCGATACAGAATACAAAAGTGTGATAGATGATTATGCCCGCGACCGCGATATTCCGGGTAAAAAAGGCACATCTCATATTGGTTTACACCTCCGCTTTGGAACACTCAGCATACGCGAGGTAACCAAAGAAGCCTTTAAACACGAGCATACCTGGTTGGGAGAGCTGATATGGAGGGAATTTTATTCCATGTCGTTTGATTTCTTTCCGGAAACTGAACACAGTGCCTACCGCCCCGCTTACGATCGTATTGAATGGCGGAATAACGAAAAAGAGTTTGAAGCTTGGTGCGAGGGTAAAACCGGCTACCCGCTGGTTGATGCCGGCATGCGCGAATTAAATGCCACCGGCTTTATGCACAACAGGGTGCGTATGGTAACAGCCAGCTTTTTAATAAAACATTTGCTGATCGACTGGCGCTGGGGTGAACATTACTTTGCGCAAAAACTTTTAGATTATGAGGCATCAACCAATATAGGCAGCTGGCAATGGGTAGCTGGCTCAGGTACCGATGTTATGCCCTACTTTAGAATATTTAACCCCGAGGCTCAAAAGGAAAAATTCGATCCGAAAATGGTATATATAAAAAAATGGGTTCCGGAGTATGGTACTAACCAATATCCTGAACCCATTATTAATAATAAAGCCGGTAAAGAACGGGCTTTAGAAGTTTATAAAAAAGCGGTAGCTAAATAATTCTAATTATTTACCACACTTATTAAATTCACCTCAAATCTTATACAACTAAAAGGAGGTATAATAACAACTCCATTACTGGTACTCCCGGCATAGCCATAAGCTATATTTGAAGGTATTAACATAGAAAGCTTACCTCCTGCCTTTATTTTCTTAATACCCTCTGCAAAGCCCGGAGTAATACCTTCCACATCAAGAGGAACCCCTGCTGGATCAGCATTTGAAGAAATATCAAACTGAGTGCCATTAAGCAAACTACCTGTATATTGTACATATACAGTTGAGTTATCAGTAACAACTACTTTACCAGTATCGGCCTGGGTTTGTTTCCAAAATAAACCCGACACGGTATTGTGATTGTATGTGCTCAAATCAATACCATTGGCAGCTGCATATTTACGAATAGATAATTCATCATAAGCATTTTGACGGGTTAGTAATTTAGTAGCAGGGTCAACATAATCGTCCATTACGTTAATATAATACTCTAAACTGGTATTACCTGGTAAACGGCCGCTGCCAGTACCCGACCCACTTTGCCCGTAAGCTAAACGCGAAGGAATAATAATACGCGCACGTGTACCTTTAGTTTTAATAATATTTTTAAAAGCCAAAGCTAAACCTTTAGGAGATAATGCTCCTGCATAATTATAACTACGGCTGGTAATAGTATCAGTAATGCTATACTTGCCATCTAACGAACGTATACTATATACAAATGCAACACGTGTTGGATCTGAAATTGCGTCGCCTTTACCTTGAGCAAGTATTTCATAATAAATACCGGTAGTATCGCCATCGCTTACATCACGCTTCATGCCGGTTAAACTGTTTGCTTTTATATAAGCATCAATCTGTTGCTGGTCGTAAGTTTTAATGTCAATATCGTTTCCATCTTTACGGCAAGCACTTAAAGCCACAACAGCCAGTAAAATAAACGCTGAATAAATTTGTTTCATTTATAAAAATCAGTTCGTTACGTCAAACACTTCAATAGTAAAATCGAGCACGGCATTGGCCGGCAAACCAACCACCGGTTGCGCATAAGGGCCATATCCATAGGCGGATGATATAAATAGCCTGATAACACCACCTTCACCTACCTTTGGCAGCCCTATCCTCCAACCTCGTATAACCTCTCCCAAAACAAAGGATGGGTGAATATCACCTGTTTGGCTAAATACCTTACCAGTAGTTAATAATTTACCGGTATACCCCACCGTAACCGAGCTTGATAAGCTGTAAAGCGGCTCGCTGGTTCCGGGTTTTTCAATTATATACCAAACACCTATAGTATCGGGGCGGCCTAAAATATTCTCAACCCTTTTGGCTTTTCCTTTTAAGTTGTTTCGTACCAGGTAATTGTTGATCAGGTTGCTGTCAATGGCTACCTGGTCTGTATTAATTACGGCCGGATCATCAACTTTGTTACAGGCAGTAAATAATCCCGTAAAAAGTATAGCAAAACAAAATAAAAGTAATAACCTGTTCATGCCCCACTTACTAATCGGCAAATTTACCTTTTTAAAGCACAAAAACGGCAGGTTAACAATTTTTAACATTTTGGGGTGAGCATAATATGTATTTACGAGTGTAAAACGTATTATTCGGGATTATAATCTAACGTGAGCTGATTTATTTTTTTAAGCGCATTGGTAAGGTATTGTTTCTCCTTATCGGTAATATGATCGTTTAAATAAGCATTAAACTGCTTTACTATTGCGCGCGACATTTGCCTTTTTTGCTTACCCTGCTCGGTAAGATATATTTTAACCGAACGCTTATCCCCCTCGTTAGACTGGCGGTATATAAGGTCCATTTTTTCGAGCTGGCTCAGCATACGCGATAAGCTGGTTGATTTAATACCCAGTAAAGCTGCCAGCTGCGATACCGTAGTGCCTTCCTTCTCATCAATATTAATTAGCACATAACCTATAGATTGAGTAATACCAAAATCGGCCACTAATTGGTTGTAGCGGTTGGCCATATTTTGCCAAACAATTTTTAACAGGTAATCAATGGTTTCGTGGTGATGATGTTTCACAGCTACAGCAAGTATGCAAATCAAAGGTAATTAAAAATGTATGTGAGCCAAATAAAAGTGAATTGACTGTTTTGGATGTGATATTGCTTATATCATATTAAAAAAACCAACTCAAATACATCTTGGTAAATCCTGAGATTACATAATTTGTAATCCTGAATCTGCACTACTGGTTCATTTATATTACCATCCTGCTTTGGTATCATCTCCTCTTGGGTCGGCGCCGCCTACATAGCCCTGCGGCGTTACCACAATGGCATCAACCCGGCCAATGCTGCCCCGGGGCTTTATTTTATAACCTTTTTGTTGGAGCTTATTAAGTACCTCATCGGTAAAGGCTGCAGTTTCGGGCTGAATTTCATCAGGCAGCCATTGGTGGTGGAAACGTTTGGATGTTACCGCTTGCTGTGCATCCTGCCCAAAATCAATTACATTTAATATGGTTTGAAACACCGAGGTTATAATAGTTGACCCGCCCGGTGTGCCAACCACCATGAAGAGTTTACCGTTTTTTTCAATAATAGTGGGCGTCATGGATGATAGCATGCGTTTGCCCGGCTGTATGCTGTTTGCCTTGCCGCCTACCAGTCCGTACATGTTTGGTACGCCCGGTTTCGAGCTAAAATCATCCATTTCGTTATTGAGCAAAAAGCCTGCACCGTTAACAAATATTTTGTTGCCAAACGAGCCATTGAGCGTAGTGGTAATTGATACCGCATTGCCCGCAGCATCAACAATAGAAAAGTGGGTAG contains the following coding sequences:
- a CDS encoding TIGR01777 family oxidoreductase — translated: MAKHVLITGGTGLIGSELTQILLNKGYEVSHLSRSAGKTNGVKTFLWDVNKGIIDEQCINGVDTVVHLAGAGIADKRWTEKRKQEIIDSRTKSIGLIYTALKANANHTVKHVVSASGIGYYSDRGDELMTEDKTPLHDFLGTCCMEWEKAVDKGLELGLSITKFRTGVVLTKKEGALPQLALPVKFGVGSPLGSGKQYVSWIHLHDAVNMYVQVVEGSLTPDTYNMAAPNPVTNAQLTQAVAKQLRRPLWVPNVPAFVIKLLFGELSTLVLGSTCTSSQKIEKAGYHFKFVHVSDALKDIYG
- a CDS encoding cryptochrome/photolyase family protein — encoded protein: MDKNSPVTVFWFRRDLRLHDNAGLYHALKGPNPVLCLFIFDRVILDKLEDKNDARVTFIYNTIAQLDQELQKHKSSLLVKYNKPEDAWKEVLKEYEVEAVYTNRDYEPYAKRRDGELGDIFHEIGITFKTFKDHVIFEREEVVKDDKKPYTVFTPYKRRWMSTITDFYLKAYPTEKYFKNLLKTQVLTIPSLKSMGFEESSIPIPDTEYKSVIDDYARDRDIPGKKGTSHIGLHLRFGTLSIREVTKEAFKHEHTWLGELIWREFYSMSFDFFPETEHSAYRPAYDRIEWRNNEKEFEAWCEGKTGYPLVDAGMRELNATGFMHNRVRMVTASFLIKHLLIDWRWGEHYFAQKLLDYEASTNIGSWQWVAGSGTDVMPYFRIFNPEAQKEKFDPKMVYIKKWVPEYGTNQYPEPIINNKAGKERALEVYKKAVAK
- a CDS encoding FKBP-type peptidyl-prolyl cis-trans isomerase — encoded protein: MKQIYSAFILLAVVALSACRKDGNDIDIKTYDQQQIDAYIKANSLTGMKRDVSDGDTTGIYYEILAQGKGDAISDPTRVAFVYSIRSLDGKYSITDTITSRSYNYAGALSPKGLALAFKNIIKTKGTRARIIIPSRLAYGQSGSGTGSGRLPGNTSLEYYINVMDDYVDPATKLLTRQNAYDELSIRKYAAANGIDLSTYNHNTVSGLFWKQTQADTGKVVVTDNSTVYVQYTGSLLNGTQFDISSNADPAGVPLDVEGITPGFAEGIKKIKAGGKLSMLIPSNIAYGYAGSTSNGVVIIPPFSCIRFEVNLISVVNN
- a CDS encoding FKBP-type peptidyl-prolyl cis-trans isomerase, which translates into the protein MNRLLLLFCFAILFTGLFTACNKVDDPAVINTDQVAIDSNLINNYLVRNNLKGKAKRVENILGRPDTIGVWYIIEKPGTSEPLYSLSSSVTVGYTGKLLTTGKVFSQTGDIHPSFVLGEVIRGWRIGLPKVGEGGVIRLFISSAYGYGPYAQPVVGLPANAVLDFTIEVFDVTN
- a CDS encoding MarR family winged helix-turn-helix transcriptional regulator, whose product is MKHHHHETIDYLLKIVWQNMANRYNQLVADFGITQSIGYVLINIDEKEGTTVSQLAALLGIKSTSLSRMLSQLEKMDLIYRQSNEGDKRSVKIYLTEQGKQKRQMSRAIVKQFNAYLNDHITDKEKQYLTNALKKINQLTLDYNPE